In Solenopsis invicta isolate M01_SB chromosome 1, UNIL_Sinv_3.0, whole genome shotgun sequence, one genomic interval encodes:
- the LOC105202110 gene encoding mucin-19 isoform X4 — protein sequence MARTFLLSLVVALLLVFAVTEASRGQNNQTDGQKIQNRGARRFNSKSTTESSTLSALETKSPRNKSSRSETASVLENHETNLTREGSIRTRSKLKQSQAGVVSATTSRTSSRHLNTSADNSRNRPKSHATQTLREEITRDAHGDNKENVPEPQTPKRLTASRRTLDVSPVRVDDTKLDHEAFTKAPDLLRSKTGRKLYVNHPRESKREVISSRKPLENENVEKAESPTSELGKEQLARLEISKAENVASKVNAMRRIDTQSANSSSNRKDEPKDVLLSASESVRVDIPLRVGENGEDLTFATTISSVSSRQASRSVKEKVESNDIARSSAKKSRQSDRPNSRNRSKTRDLNLETANPGGTSRRGSSKFGDTATAETSERTNNSRHRSNAKSSRGRSGNRSKDASTTEARSSGRQRNADTDSETNANRRTETRRKDRMSEGKRRSKDGRSKAAEVKVDEQDIRTQSRSRSRVATSNLDVTTVYVPKTTIFESTTIPFVDKEITTLGSATIRPSTTAQISSSTERVSRNKGRDRGESSRVKKPPKEDFFNHGLGFRGRKSSTERSPPIVAEPTTTPKSETQGNPGWTLRRRPSHVNHDVSSSTTFTPINRDQTNEIILPNDSPRSTETPLNTAKPGRRGTKRPKVKDESNTVSGVAAKSVTRGSTTFNKSDSFSLPKGVEPESDNYPPAFRARLSQLKNSNSKLTEGKATTKTSLQEHPKERTFRRHIRSSTKMMHVSEKNETVENAFATDVILHVSPPTNPLTSIFDPDTRQATKPSLASLFSERSKMKLELARRLIKPELNVDENDFDVTTTAYSDNSKAKEVSTVSESRTIEKTTKTTSKLIGPRATHESSTTANVPKGKPSVRGRWKLLQTRKLPKDRNVEAPFRSATTATIKKDRVTSERAVTSSFVDETTTRSVAEFNVIPRLITVSHRGAVPREETTTIRGRSSTSTTREETLANTVDAIEDNSIVTTIQSLKFDKAETTTATESKVYPTEFFQEVTLPPTVPTPGSMLSTPTSEKLYPVYIPDAKEFDLSDDEKKTTTPSDTSKNSVRPRYTKQQQPDKVAVSMVTSRTAGPTSRYIRKKTGVFTPYDSISKTSSTEVAPTQTKRREFRPRTSTYRRHSEMPTSQVAIQQPPTVEQTTAGVTITPKPTKFHAQLVTPSPRPTFSEPLVSVRIDTSNDTTPRASGIIGNSNGNSGNSNIFNPTKSTYLSTNTTTLLEQLRSTVAPLLNNLGDRTPIFSGAYSNVNTANSAPRITPNGSPPRFSARYKGAELFVRKPSIGQAVVPSITTSSTTASTPIENSGLAPPVDINSPGEPRFVTFYQALESASIRNENLGVDDVSQRQTLTGVVTKDTMATTTAQGTAGSRIIQPEQTTETIITTTITIPTITASSTAPTTNSNTSPAPSTDATTIPSSSVEPTVATMTTMTTTISTTTFPTTSKESELATTVGPMSEMTATTIDINENLVSTETTTDTSTTRGTTVASTEVDDLNATSNNGEAVTTTTTTTTSATPSTNMSTTIPTTTTSTTARITVLNRVLPSPAFTPFDVSNTGTPYLGRFGGNQIMPDQKLNPTKAPIRDYLIYGIYPNKTIVRKRPEDNLIDGRNVNSPYVIFGIYPDGRLVRKFPNGTIIPDSPRNPVEVVFTLRTSTTTNRPAPRPYYYNQANQAGIYNNQYQAPVYYNNGRPLDELTGGAQSPGPLDFGLIGNAIGVTPGGPNFAGPLGPPASVSNANKMSDILLNTQMGTLPNAPFGNLQTPSNGQVGPIGPSIIQDYERNEGSRTRVTSDQRSSVYIGQDKFINYQIDGAPVVNPKVVDVRINSVATSMNEGTASSTASNPSFANLLNNQSGGGVITAPPGFPWRDPLDQIFGITTNSPIQTASVASNQLDDSTGSNIPIMSRPVNSLVEIFTPVVNSATPTSTTTTATTTPTTTASTTTPTTTTTASTTTPTTTTTTASTTTPTTTASTTTPTTTASTTTPITTSSTTTPATTSTTTSTTTTPAPTTTSSTTTAATTTTTTTTTTTTTTTTTTSTTTPATTRQTTITATSPRTVPSSTASTISANNVLSRLQASNTMENPFGTTFGDLAFLNSLLQNNDVKTTTTTKTLSEVEQLLANRILSLALANPGPTRSPKAIQTASANVNAIKNHPSSGPIIIDLLPLTSPSSIISSTSPTKRYSETIASTTPVTRAPVVITAKPKTTAKPKPKATTPRPIIGFGQGLWRTLLNNFFEATTAASATKTPKTPRQKPAVKTTTQKNHIISTIKSPTTPRNIDISDIHVASSTSLADAIISASTPSTISTTLLNNPNPRVRDVSTSTYSPEDDAKFLAALLQAVQTETKPSTTTNTARLSDDDEAFLRAILSNQATISTTTPSSAEVNPAALLALLLKQQGIEPTTPATNLREQLQLSSLGLVTPETTSTTTNRPVSTARQVVRPRPTARPPPLETTTWSPSSTYPPPLFGGSGSSANSGLATATRAIGRFLGAAISGAAQQLQSFLRNSTRSGAG from the exons atggCGAGGACATTTTTGTTGAGCTTGGTAGTGGCGTTGCTGCTGGTCTTTGCTGTTACCGAAGCTTCTCGTGGACAGAATAATCAG ACGGATGGACAGAAAATACAGAATCGTGGTGCCAGGCGATTTAATTCTAAATCGACGACGGAATCGAGTACTCTTTCTGCATTAGAAACCAAGTCACCCCGCAATAAGAGTTCCCGTTCAGAAACAGCTTCCGTCTTAGAAAACCATGAAACGAATTTGACGCGAGAAGGTTCGATTAGAACGCGATCAAAGTTGAAGCAGTCGCAGGCGGGAGTTGTTTCCGCCACAACATCACGGACAAGTTCGAGGCATTTGAACACCAGCGCCGATAACTCACGAAATCGTCCAAAGTCGCACGCCACACAGACTCTTAGAGAAGAAATAACGAGGGATGCGCACGGCGACAACAAAGAGAACGTGCCTGAGCCGCAAACGCCGAAACGATTGACAGCTTCCCGAAGAACATTGGACGTATCCCCCGTCCGGGTGGACGATACGAAGTTGGATCACGAAGCGTTCACGAAGGCACCTGATCTCTTGAGATCAAAAACGGGAAGAAAACTTTATGTTAATCATCCGAGAGAATCAAAAAGAGAAGTAATCTCATCTAGAAAACCtttagaaaatgaaaatgtggAGAAAGCCGAAAGTCCGACTAGCGAACTGGGAAAGGAACAATTGGCACGATTGGAAATTTCAAAGGCTGAGAACGTTGCCTCGAAAGTGAACGCGATGAGAAGGATTGATACACAAAGCGCGAACAGTTCCAGCAATCGTAAAGATGAACCGAAAGATGTGTTACTATCCGCTTCCGAGAGCGTAAGAGTGGACATCCCTTTGAGAGTCGGCGAAAATGGCGAAGATTTAACATTCGCCACTACGATTTCGTCCGTATCGTCGAGACAAGCCTCGAGGTCGGTCAAGGAAAAGGTGGAGAGCAACGACATCGCGAGATCGAGCGCGAAGAAGAGCAGACAGTCCGATCGGCCGAACTCTCGCAATAGGTCCAAAACGAGAGATCTTAATCTCGAAACCGCGAATCCCGGAGGTACCTCACGTCGGGGTTCGTCCAAATTCGGCGATACCGCGACTGCGGAgacgagcgaacgaacgaacaaTTCCAGACACAGATCTAACGCGAAGAGCTCGAGAGGCCGTTCCGGCAACAGGTCAAAAGATGCGAGTACGACGGAAGCAAGAAGTAGCGGCAGACAGAGGAATGCAGATACCGATTCTGAGACGAATGCAAACAGACGGACGGAAACACGACGTAAGGACAGAATGTCCGAGGGAAAGCGAAGATCCAAGGATGGTAGATCGAAAGCTGCGGAAGTCAAGGTAGACGAACAAGATATCAGGACGCAATCTAGAAGCCGATCACGTGTAGCTACCAGCAACCTCG acgTTACCACTGTTTATGTTCCGAAAACGACAATCTTCGAATCTACGACCATTCCCTTTGTGGACAAGGAGATTACGACTCTCGGTTCTGCGACGATCAGGCCATCGACAACCGCTCAAATATCCTCTTCAACCGAACGTGTTTCGCGGAACAAGGGAAGAGACAGAGGAGAAAGTTCTCGAGTGAAGAAACCCCCGAAGGAAGATTTCTTCAATCACGGTCTGGGTTTTCGTGGTCGAAAGAGTTCGACCGAGAGATCGCCCCCAATTGTTGCAGAACCGACCACTACGCCTAAAAGCGAAACGCAGGGTAATCCTGGATGGACTCTCAGACGTCGACCTAGTCACGTCAATCATGATGTTTCTTCTTCGACTACATTCACGCCAATTAATCGAGATCAAACCAACGAGATTATCTTGCCCAATGATTCACCGAGGAGCACCGAAACGCCGTTAAATACCGCAAAACCCGGACGAAGAGGCACCAAAAGGCCGAAAGTGAAGGACGAGAGCAATACCGTATCGGGCGTCGCAGCGAAAAGCGTAACAAGGGGCAGTACAACCTTCAACAAATCCGACAGCTTCAGTCTACCCAAGGGAGTAGAACCCGAAAGCGATAATTATCCTCCCGCGTTCCGAGCTAGGTTGTCTCAATTG AAAAATTCCAATTCGAAACTCACCGAAGGAAAAGCTACAACCAAGACCAGCTTGCAG GAACATCCGAAGGAACGTACATTCCGTCGGCATATACGATCCAGCACGAAAATGATGCATGTATCCGAAAAAAACGAAACTGTGGAAAATGCGTTTGCGACAGACGTAATCTTGCACGTCTCTCCTCCCACGAACCCCTTAACTTCGATATTCGACCCAGATACGCGACAA GCCACGAAACCAAGCTTGGCGAGTCTATTCTCCGAAAGATCTAAGATGAAACTGGAGTTGGCCAGAAGATTAATCAAACCCGAATTGAACGTTGACGAGAATGATTTTGATGTAACGACGACCGCTTACTCCGATAATTCGAAAGCGAAGGAAGTTTCGACGGTCAGCGAAAGCAGGACCATAGAGAAAACAACAAAAACAACCAGTAAACTCATCGGCCCTCGTGCCACGCACGAAAGTTCGACTACTGCAAATGTGCCAAAAGGAAAACCCAGCGTGAGAGGCAGATGGAAGCTCTTGCAGACTAGAAAATTACCGAAAGATCGAAATGTCGAAGCTCCGTTTAGATCGGCCACGACCGCCACGATCAAGAAGGACCGAGTGACTTCTGAAAGAGCAGTCACATCTTCGTTCGTGGACGAAACGACGACGAGGAGCGTTGCCGAGTTCAACGTTATACCACGTCTAATTACGGTTTCGCATCGTGGCGCCGTTCCCAGAGAAGAAACGACCACGATAAGAGGCCGATCCTCGACGAGCACCACGCGGGAGGAGACGTTGGCTAACACGGTGGACGCTATAGAGGACAACAGCATCGTTACAACCATCCAATCGCTCAAGTTCGATAAAGCTGAAACGACTACTGCAACGGAATCTAAAGTTTACCCTACGGAATTTTTTCAAGAGGTGACCCTACCACCGACCGTCCCCACGCCGGGCAGTATGCTTTCGACGCCGACGTCAGAAAAACTGTATCCCGTTTATATTCCTGATGCAAAAGAGTTCGATTTGTCTGACGATGAAAAGAAAACGACAACCCCGAGCGACACGAGTAAAAACAGCGTCCGACCTCGTTACACGAAGCAACAGCAACCGGATAAGGTGGCGGTTTCTATGGTGACGTCGAGAACCGCCGGGCCCACCAGCAGATACATCCGGAAGAAAACCGGCGTCTTCACGCCGTACGACTCCATTTCCAAGACGTCCAGTACGGAGGTAGCGCCTACGCAGACGAAGCGACGAGAATTCCGTCCTCGAACGTCGACTTACAGAAGGCATTCCGAGATGCCGACGAGCCAGGTGGCGATCCAGCAGCCACCGACGGTCGAACAGACGACCGCCGGCGTAACCATCACCCCAAAGCCGACCAAGTTTCACGCTCAACTCGTCACGCCGAGCCCTCGTCCCACGTTCTCCGAACCACTCGTCAGCGTGAGGATCGACACCTCGAACGACACCACTCCGCGAGCGTCCGGTATCATCGGAAATAGCAACGGTAACAGCGGCAACTCGAACATCTTCAACCCCACTAAAAGTACGTATCTCAGCACGAACACCACCACGCTGCTGGAGCAACTGCGGAGCACCGTGGCACCGCTCTTGAACAACTTGGGTGACAGGACTCCTATCTTCTCCGGAGCCTATTCTAATGTAAATACCGCG AATTCAGCCCCCAGGATAACGCCTAATGGTTCCCCGCCGAGATTCAGCGCGAGATACAAGGGAGCAGAATTGTTCGTAAGAAAACCGTCCATTGGTCAAGCTGTGGTGCCATCGATCACGACATCGTCGACAACGGCCTCGACACCGATAGAG AATTCTGGTTTGGCACCGCCCGTTGACATCAACAGCCCCGGCGAGCCCAGATTCGTCACTTTTTATCAGGCGTTAGAGTCGGCTAGCATAAGAAACGAGAATCTGGGTGTGGATGATGTGTCCCAGCGGCAAACACTAACTGGCGTGGTAACGAAG GATACAATGGCAACAACAACCGCCCAAGGGACGGCTGGTTCAAGAATCATCCAACCCGAACAAACGACCGAAACCATCATCACTACCACCATCACCATTCCTACCATCACAGCATCTTCAACCGCACCAACAACCAATTCCAATACATCCCCCGCACCCTCTACTGACGCGACAACTATCCCGTCCTCATCAGTCGAACCGACGGTAGCGACCATGACAACCATGACGACGACGATATCGACAACGACCTTCCCAACGACGTCCAAAGAGTCCGAGCTCGCCACTACTGTCGGACCGATGTCCGAAATGACTGCTACGACTATCGACATAAACGAGAACCTCGTCTCTACCGAGACAACGACCGACACCTCGACTACGCGAGGCACAACGGTCGCCTCTACTGAAGTGGATGATTTGAACGCGACATCGAACAATGGGGAAGCGGTGacgacaacaacaacaacaacaaccaGTGCCACCCCGTCTACAAACATGTCGACTACCATACCCACAACAACTACGTCAACTACTGCACGGATCACTGTGCTAAATCGAGTATTACCATCTCCAGCGTTCACGCCTTTCGATGTTTCGAACACGGGGACACCTTATTTGGGACGTTTCGGTGGTAACCAGATAATGCCAGACCAGAAACTCAACCCCACCAAGGCACCCATCCGTGATTACTTGATTTATGGTATATATCCCAACAAAACCATCGTGAGGAAACGTCCAGAGGACAATCTAATTGATGGCAGGAACGTCAACAGCCCGTATGTGATATTTGGCATCTATCCGGACGGCAGACTAGTCCGGAAGTTTCCCAACGGGACGATAATACCAGATTCACCCAGGAATCCGGTCGAGGTTGTGTTCACACTTAGAACTTCCACTACTACTAACCGACCAGCACCCAGGCCATATTACTATAACCAGGCTAACCAAGCGGGCATTTATAACAACCAGTATCAAGCCCCGGTGTACTATAATAACGGTAGACCCCTGGACGAGCTGACGGGAGGTGCCCAGAGCCCCGGACCCCTTGATTTTGGACTTATTGGTAATGCGATCGGCGTTACTCCTGGAGGCCCCAATTTCGCGGGACCACTTGGTCCCCCTGCTAGCGTCTCGAACGCAAACAAAATG agcgatattttattaaatacccAAATGGGTACGTTGCCGAATGCACCGTTCGGTAATCTGCAAACACCAAGTAACGGTCAAGTAGGACCAATCGGCCCTTCTATCATACAGGACTACGAACGAAACGAAGGTTCTCGTACAAGAGTGACGTCTGACCAACGCAGCTCTGTATATATTGGACAG gataaatttattaattatcagaTTGACGGTGCACCTGTTGTTAATCCAAAAGTCGTTGATGTAAGAATAAATTCAGTGGCT aCCTCTATGAACGAAGGTACGGCGTCGTCCACGGCGTCGAATCCGTCCTTTGCAAATTTGCTGAACAATCAATCGGGTGGTGGTGTAATAACAGCACCTCCCGGTTTTCCTTGGAGAGACCCCCTTGATCAAATATTCGGTATCACCACCAATTCACCTATACAAACAGCATCTGTGGCATCAAATCAACTA gACGACTCGACCGGAAGTAACATCCCAATTATGTCGCGTCCCGTAAATTCCTTGGTGGAAATTTTCACGCCAGTCGTAAATAGTGCAACCCCAACATCTACTACAACTACAGCTACTACCACACCTACTACTACTGCTAGTACCACCACtcctactactactactactgctaGTACCACTACccctactactactactactactgctaGTACCACCACTCCTACTACTACTGCTAGTACCACCACCCCTACTACTACTGCTAGTACTACCACTCCTATTACTACTAGTAGTACCACTACTCCTGCTACTACTAGTACTACTACTAGCACTACTACTACACCGGCACCAACAACTACATCATCGACTACTACTGCTGCTACTACCACTACTACAACCACCACGACGACAACTACCACAACAACCACTACTACTTCGACAACAACCCCCGCAACGACACGTCAAACAACAATAACAG CAACAAGTCCAAGAACAGTCCCATCATCTACCGCATCGACAATATCTGCAAACAACGTATTAAGTAGATTACAAGCTTCGAATACGATGGAGAATCCTTTTGGTACTACGTTTGGAGATTTGGCTTTCCTAAATTCATTg TTACAGAATAACGATGTAAAGACGACCACCACAACAAAAACGCTAAGTGAAGTGGAGCAATTATTAGCAAACagg attttgtcGCTTGCACTGGCTAATCCTGGACCGACACGGTCGCCAAAAGCAATTCAAACCGCGAGTGCGAATGTGAACGCAATCAAAAATCATCCGTCATCCGGGCCGATAATAATTGACTTGTTACCACTCACGTCACCATCAAGCATTATCAGCAGCACATCACCTACGAAAAGATACTCTGAAACAATTGCTAGCACCACGCCGGTAACTAGGGCACCAGTCGTTATCACAGCCAAGCCTAAAACTACTGCAAAACCAAAACCCAAAGCCACTACTCCTCGACCGATCATAGGATTTGGCCAAGGTTTATGGCGAACGTTGCTCAATAACTTTTTCGAAGCGACCACTGCGGCAAGCGCTACGAAAACCCCAAAAACTCCGAGACAGAAACCAGCGGTTAAGACAACGACTCAAAAGAATCATATAATATCCACTATCAAATCGCCAACAACGCCGAGAAACATAGATATTTCGGATATCCACGTGGCCTCGAGCACATCGCTTGCGGACGCTATCATTTCCGCATCAACGCCAAGTACGATTTCAACCACACTTTTAAATAATCCGAATCCTAGAGTGAGAGACGTCTCTACGTCCACGTACTCGCCTGAGGACGACGCGAAATTCTTGGCTGCGCTTCTACAAGCCGTACAAACGG aAACGAAACCAAGTACTACGACGAATACAGCACGATTAAGTGATGATGATGAAGCCTTCTTGAGAGCGATTTTAAGTAATCAGGCTACCATATCTACTACCACACCATCATCTGCTGAAGTGAATCCTGCTGCTTTGTTAGCTTTACTCTTAAAGCAGCAAGGTATAGAACCTACGACACCAGCTACGAATCTTAGGGAACAATTACAATTATCC AGTCTAGGTTTGGTTACTCCAGAAACAACCTCGACAACCACTAATAGACCAGTTAGCACGGCGCGGCAAGTAGTAAGGCCGAGACCAACTGCGAGACCACCGCCACTAGAGACTACGACATGGTCTCCAAGTTCCACATACCCGCCTCCTCTTTTTGGAGGAAGTGGGTCTTCGGCGAATAGCGGGCTGGCTACCGCTACTAGAGCCATAGGCAGATTCCTTGGCGCTGCCATTTCG GGTGCAGCCCAACAGTTACAATCTTTTCTAAGAAATAGTACCAGAAGCGGAGCCGGCTAA